A genomic window from Syntrophales bacterium includes:
- a CDS encoding ATP-binding protein, producing the protein MKAAVKVQLLPNMKLLKLSGMIAQLETCLRQARDRSEDYGEFLLNLTEIEVAVRTENGLKRRTRDARFPLLKPIETFQFEAAPDLDTRLIRELLSGQYIKEARNVILLGRSGTGKTHLATALGMEACRQGIRTRFVTGCGLANELIEARDEKNLGHTMKRYAGYGLLIIDKC; encoded by the coding sequence GTGAAAGCAGCCGTTAAAGTCCAGCTTCTGCCCAATATGAAACTTTTGAAGCTCTCCGGCATGATCGCACAGCTCGAGACATGCCTTCGCCAGGCCCGGGACAGAAGTGAGGATTATGGAGAGTTTCTGCTCAATCTGACAGAGATTGAGGTGGCTGTCCGGACAGAAAACGGGTTAAAGCGCAGAACCAGGGACGCGAGATTCCCTCTTCTGAAACCCATTGAAACATTTCAGTTTGAAGCGGCCCCGGATCTGGATACCCGTTTGATCAGGGAACTGTTAAGCGGTCAATACATCAAAGAGGCCCGCAACGTGATATTACTGGGCCGTAGCGGTACCGGCAAGACACATCTGGCAACCGCCCTTGGGATGGAGGCCTGCCGCCAGGGAATACGAACGAGATTTGTTACAGGCTGCGGGTTGGCCAATGAACTGATCGAAGCTCGAGATGAAAAGAACCTTGGACATACCATGAAACGTTATGCCGGTTATGGTTTGCTGATCATTGATAAATGTTGA
- the istA gene encoding IS21 family transposase — MITVDQYNYIRTAHRVYGKKIRAIARDTGHSRNTVRKALSKELCDYSARKDQPYPALGPYLDIIDRWLKGDKDNPKKQRHTAKRIYSRLCYEHGFEGSDRTVRKYVHDARRLLGLDNSLVFIPLDPEPGLEAEVDWGTSHAILAGEHVKLKMFCMRSKGSGKHFVQCFPCERQQALFEGHIQAFDFFGGVFSTLIYDNLTTAVDKVLRGRDRKINESFLKFQAYYNFTPRFCNPAQGHEKGGVEGLVGYARRNYMVPVPEAQSLEELNRRLLDECMAYGNHRMSGREETVNELYEKEKQHLLLIPEVRFSNIETFSGKVDKYSTMIMDKNRYSVPTRYAGLKVQAITCVDRMDIFHGSRKIAAHRRLYGNNKWQLDPFHYLELISQRPQAFESARPIRQWRKVWPECLEQILERFCEKQGHTSGTKDFVNVLMLFKEHKKEDVVSAVEGALSAGVSSSEAVEHILISRIAPVEYSPVPLNNWETLPPPDVSVYSRIGGAL, encoded by the coding sequence ATGATAACGGTGGATCAATACAATTATATCAGGACAGCGCATAGAGTGTACGGGAAGAAGATTAGAGCGATAGCCAGAGATACAGGACATTCAAGAAACACCGTCAGGAAGGCGCTCAGTAAAGAACTCTGTGATTACAGTGCCAGAAAGGACCAGCCGTATCCGGCACTGGGTCCATATCTGGATATCATTGACAGGTGGCTTAAGGGAGACAAAGATAACCCCAAGAAGCAACGCCACACTGCAAAAAGGATTTACTCTCGACTGTGTTATGAACATGGCTTTGAGGGCAGTGACAGAACGGTGAGGAAGTACGTGCATGATGCCCGTAGACTGCTTGGACTTGACAACTCTCTGGTTTTTATTCCCCTGGATCCCGAGCCTGGACTTGAAGCAGAAGTAGACTGGGGAACGAGTCATGCCATATTGGCTGGTGAGCACGTCAAACTGAAGATGTTCTGTATGCGCTCTAAAGGCAGCGGGAAACACTTTGTCCAGTGTTTTCCATGTGAACGTCAGCAGGCCTTATTTGAAGGGCATATTCAGGCCTTTGATTTTTTTGGCGGGGTGTTTTCCACCTTGATCTATGACAATCTGACCACCGCGGTTGACAAGGTTCTGCGCGGCAGGGACAGAAAGATCAATGAAAGTTTTTTGAAGTTTCAGGCGTATTATAATTTTACGCCACGCTTTTGTAATCCCGCTCAGGGTCATGAGAAAGGCGGAGTTGAAGGCCTTGTCGGATATGCCCGCCGCAACTACATGGTACCCGTACCCGAGGCACAGAGCCTGGAGGAGTTAAACCGACGTCTTCTGGATGAATGCATGGCCTATGGCAACCATCGCATGTCCGGCAGGGAAGAAACAGTCAATGAGTTATATGAGAAAGAGAAGCAACACCTTCTGCTCATACCCGAGGTCCGGTTCAGCAATATTGAGACCTTCTCAGGGAAGGTGGACAAGTACTCAACAATGATCATGGACAAGAACCGCTATTCGGTTCCCACTCGCTACGCAGGTCTGAAGGTTCAGGCCATTACCTGTGTGGATCGGATGGATATATTCCACGGCAGCCGGAAGATAGCCGCCCACCGTCGCCTGTATGGCAACAACAAATGGCAGCTGGATCCGTTTCATTACCTGGAATTGATCTCCCAGCGTCCTCAGGCCTTTGAGTCTGCTCGTCCTATCAGGCAATGGAGAAAAGTATGGCCGGAGTGCCTTGAACAGATCCTGGAGCGTTTCTGTGAAAAGCAGGGGCATACCAGTGGCACTAAGGATTTCGTAAACGTCTTGATGCTCTTTAAAGAACACAAAAAGGAAGATGTAGTTTCCGCGGTGGAAGGAGCCCTCTCAGCCGGTGTCAGCTCCAGCGAGGCAGTGGAGCATATACTGATCAGCAGGATAGCTCCAGTGGAGTACTCTCCCGTTCCACTTAACAATTGGGAGACGCTTCCGCCTCCGGATGTTTCGGTGTACAGCCGGATAGGGGGTGCCCTGTGA